From one Phycisphaerae bacterium genomic stretch:
- a CDS encoding efflux RND transporter periplasmic adaptor subunit: protein MGNSDESRSAFSIVSRVAIGILFAIIVVALLLWLAGTFQPKIDTHTNVTSAGEDRATLPPGADLVAARTISVQREEPSVGTIRAVHETTLSSKLLAKVVEVSVKAGQRVSRGDILVRLDDADLRARLEQALASAGAARAARDQAKIEFDRVSELRERGAAAKIEWDRVDTDLKTAEANLARAEQAVAEAREILSYATIAAPITGVVIDKKVEAGDTVSPGQPLVTLFDPEHMQLVASVRESLTRRLSVGQTVNVEIDALDLRCQGRISEIVPEAESTSRTFSVKVTGPCPPGIYSGMFGRLLIPLGEEEVLVIPQAAVRRVGQLTTVDVADNGAKERRAVQLGRTFDQDVEVLSGLRPGEQVILPDADGSAS from the coding sequence ATGGGCAATAGCGACGAATCCCGATCCGCGTTTTCGATCGTCTCGAGGGTCGCGATCGGCATCCTCTTCGCTATCATTGTCGTGGCACTGCTGCTTTGGCTGGCTGGGACGTTTCAACCGAAGATCGACACGCACACCAATGTGACATCAGCCGGGGAGGATCGGGCGACTTTGCCTCCCGGTGCGGATTTGGTTGCGGCAAGAACAATCAGTGTCCAGCGCGAGGAACCCTCTGTCGGGACCATTCGGGCCGTTCATGAGACGACCCTTTCTTCAAAGCTCCTGGCCAAGGTCGTCGAAGTGAGCGTCAAGGCGGGGCAGCGGGTTTCCCGGGGCGACATTCTTGTCCGTCTCGATGACGCCGATCTTCGCGCCCGTCTCGAACAGGCCCTGGCATCGGCCGGTGCCGCCCGCGCCGCACGTGATCAAGCCAAGATCGAATTCGACCGCGTTTCGGAGCTGCGCGAGCGAGGTGCGGCGGCGAAAATCGAGTGGGATCGGGTCGACACGGACTTGAAGACCGCAGAAGCCAACTTGGCGCGTGCGGAGCAAGCCGTCGCGGAGGCGCGCGAGATTCTGAGCTATGCAACGATTGCCGCGCCGATAACGGGCGTTGTAATCGACAAGAAAGTGGAGGCGGGTGATACCGTCTCGCCGGGACAGCCCCTTGTGACGCTGTTCGACCCAGAACATATGCAGCTCGTGGCCAGCGTTCGGGAATCGTTGACGCGACGACTATCCGTCGGACAGACAGTCAATGTCGAGATCGATGCCCTCGACCTGCGGTGTCAAGGTCGAATCAGCGAGATCGTGCCCGAGGCCGAGTCGACCAGTCGCACATTCTCGGTGAAGGTCACCGGTCCCTGTCCGCCGGGCATCTATTCCGGAATGTTCGGCCGCCTGTTGATTCCGCTGGGTGAAGAAGAGGTTCTGGTGATTCCCCAAGCCGCCGTGCGACGGGTCGGCCAACTCACCACCGTGGATGTAGCTGATAACGGTGCAAAGGAGCGCCGTGCGGTTCAGCTTGGTCGGACGTTTGACCAAGACGTCGAAGTGCTCTCGGGGCTGCGACCCGGGGAGCAGGTGATTCTGCCTGACGCCGACGGGAGCGCGTCCTAG